A window of Mastomys coucha isolate ucsf_1 unplaced genomic scaffold, UCSF_Mcou_1 pScaffold1, whole genome shotgun sequence genomic DNA:
TATTAGTTGTTCTTTGTAAAAACACAAACCACATCACATTCTATAGATGGACTGACTCTTTTATCTACCTTGTCTGCTATTGTCAAGAgtgaaaaacatttgttttttctcATAATATTTTGGGTACAAACTTTCCAGGGATTCCTATTCAACTCGAGATTGGATCTGAAATTTTGATAACTCTATCTTAACCTCTTCTATCTTTATTTACTAAGAGAACTTCTAAGGTCATGATGTTAAATTTTGCCATGTAACTACCTAGATTCTTAAGCTGAGCTGTTATGTTGTCTGTGGTGATGGAATCTGAGTGATATAAGTGTTGAAAATTCCATGGTACAAGATACCACATGCTAGCCACATCAGCAAGTGAGAAGAAAATGGACTAATTAATTTGAGGTGTCTTCATTTAACTTATATGTGAAGGCAGCTGAATAATGATTATTACATTGGACAACAGAGATCTCTAGGGATCTCTCACTAGGGCTGCTGATAtagtaaattatattaaaattttttgttcCTAATCTGTTCATCTTTGATGAAATCATTATTTCACATTgcactatttaaatttttatttgtgccCAGGGCTTGGCTTAGTGGTAGAGAATTTATCTGGTACACAAGTGGTCCTGAGTTGTTGCTTGGTACTACAAAACATAAGCCATAAATCCACAAAGTTTTCTTGCTCTTAATtgtagaaatgtatatatacacaacaaGATATTTAGCATAGGtaaatttgcttttaaaactctCTCCATATTCCTCCTGAATGATTGACATCTTGCTGTAGAAAAGATAGGAAAGTAATAAATAAGTTgaaaagattattattttattgaaaatgtgttTGGTAAAATCACAACATTTATAAGCTTACAAAGTGGAAAGATATCTCCTAAAGTCAGAAAAGCAATGTGGTTGTTTGTATTAATCAGTTTAAGAAGGTATGTTTTACTCAAGCTCACTTAACACAGATCATGGGTACATGTTAGATTAGAAGAAATTATGTTAATATATCTGTTCACTTTTCCCAAGAGAAtatttatacagagaaaccaggtttgtatgtgtgcataggaaaaaagaagaaaaaagaaaagaaaaattagaaacaatagAACTATCCTGCCCCAATCCATGCATTCTTAGCAAGGACTttaagatgagaaagaaaataaagcaagagaaACTGTTGCTTCCAGGCTCCATTTAGATGCAGCAACTTAGTTATCTTTTTTGGAAGCATGTCAGAGACATCGCAGTTAAGGGGAAGACATTCTGCCAAAAAGGAGGATGCTGTTGGTCTTGCATTGCTTGATGAAGAAGAGGAACGGGCGATCACAATAGAAATCTTCTGTTATCTGTGCTGATGTTAAACTGACNNNNNNNNNNNNNNNNNNNNNNNNNNNNNNNNNNNNNNNNNNNNNNNNNNNNNNNNNNNNNNNNNNNNNNNNNNNNNNNNNNNNNNNNNNNNNNNNNNNNNNNNNNNNNNNNNNNNNNNNNNNNNNNNNNNNNNNNNNNNNNNNNNNNNNNNNNNNNNNNNNNNNNNNNNNNNNNNNNNNNNNNNNNNNNNNNNNNNNNNNNNNNNNNNNNNNNNNNNNNNNNNNNNNNNNNNNNNNNNNNNNNNNNNNNNNNNNNNNNNNNNNNNNNNNNNNNNNNNNNNNNNNNNNNNNNNNNNNNNNNNNNNNNNNNNNNNNNNNNNNNNNNNNNNNNNNNNNNNNNNNNNNNNNNNNNNNNNNNNNNNNNNNNNNNNNNNNNNNNNNNNNNNNNNNNNNNNNNNNNNNNNNNNNNNNNNNNNNNNNNNNNNNNNNNNNNNNNNNNNNNNNNNNNNNNNNNNNNNNNNNNNNNNNNNNNNNNNNNNNNNNNNNNNNNNNNNNNNNNNNNNNNNNNNNNNNNNNNNNNNNNNNNNNNNNNNNNNNNNNNNNNNNNNNNNNNNNNNNNNNNNNNNNNNNNNNNNNNNNNNNNNNNNNNNNNNNNNNNNNNNNNNNNNNNNNNNNNNNNNNNNNNNNNNNNNNNNNNNNNNNNNNNNNNNNNNNNNNNNNNNNNNNNNNNNNNNNNNNNNNNNNNNNNNNNNNNNNNNNNNNNNNNNNNNNNNNNNNNNNNNNNNNNNNNNNNNNNNNNNNNNNNNNNNNNNNNNNNNNNNNTGCCTTTGTATGGTATTTCCACAATCTTGGCCTGCACATCTTCCAAAAAGATGAAGTTATATTCgtttctttgtttcctcatctGGACAGGTTTACTTGTATTCTGCAACAAATCAGGATGTCAAAAGCACATCAAGGGAAACACAGGACAGCATGGATAGTATTGTCGAGATACCAAACAACTCAGCTTCCATTGAAGACATAACGCTGACATTTCTTGAGGTCTAGACAAAAGGTTTTTTTAGTTATTCCTAGTTAAGTAAAGTTACAAAAATAAAGGACATGacctattttttcttcttttttttattagatattttctttacttacatatCATACAGTATctccttcccaggttcccctccaaaaaaaaagaaataaaataaaataaaaaaccaaaaaccaaaaccaaaaacaaacccctgttccctccccctgcttacccctacccccttctgcttactggctctggcattcccctacactggggcatagaaccttcacagggccaagggcctctcctccgacttggccatcctctgctaaatatgctgctggagccatgagttccaccatgtgtactctttggttggtggcttagttcctgggagctctgagagtactagttagttcatattgttgtttgttctaaggggctgcaaacccttctgctccttgggtcctttctctagctccttcatttggggaccctgtactcagtccaatggatggctgtgagcctctacttctgtattagtcaggcactgtcagagcctctcaggagacagctatattaggctcctgtcagccagtataatagtgtctggatttgatgattgaatatgggaaggattcccaggtgaggcagtgtctggattgtccttccttcagtctttactccatagttagtctctgcaacaacttacatgggtattttgttcccccttttatgaaggaatgaagtatccacatttcagtcttccttcttcagtttcttgtggtttgtggattgtactttttgtattccgatcttctaggctaatatccacttatcagagagtggatACCATGGGtgttgtgattgggttacctcactcaggatgatatattttatttttgacttctGTGACATCACTTATGGTTAAATTAAATCACCCACACATCTCTATTTTTCATTATGCAAATAAACTTCCAAACATAGCTTGTTCTGTACAAACTTTTCTTCTGTGGTATGCTTTTCATCAAATTTATCATTCCATTGTCCTTTGAAATACACTGCATNNNNNNNNNNNNNNNNNNNNNNNNNNNNNNNNNNNNNNNNNNNNNNNNNNNNNNNNNNNNNNNNNNNNNNNNNNNNNNNNNNNNNNNNNNNNNNNNNNNNNNNNNNNNNNNNNNNNNNNNNNNNNNNNNNNNNNNNNNNNNNNNNNNNNNNNNNNNNNNNNNNNNNNNNNNNNNNNNNNNNNNNNNNNNNNNNNNNNNNNNNNNNNNNNNNNNNNNNNNNNNNNNNNNNNNNNNNNNNNNNNNNNNNNNNNNNNNNNNNNNNNNNNNNNNNNNNNNNNNNNNNNNNNNNNNNNNNNNNNNNNNNNNNNNNNNNNNNNNNNNNNNNNNNNNNNNNNNNNNNNNNNNNNNNNNNNNNNNNNNNNNNNNNNNNNNNNNNNNNNNNNNNNNNNNNNNNNNNNNNNNNNNNNNNNNNNNNNNNNNNNNNNNNNNNNNNNNNNNNNNNNNNNNNNNNNNNNNNNNNNNNNNNNNNNNNNNNNNNNNNNNNNNNNNNNNNNNNNNNNNNNNNNNNNNNNNNNNNNNNNNNNNNNNNNNNNNNNNNNNNNNNNNNNNNNNNNNNNNNNNNNNNNNNNNNNNNNNNNNNNNNNNNNNNNNNNNNNNNNNNNNNNNNNNNNNNNNNNNNNNNNNNNNNNNNNNNNNNNNNNNNNNNNNNNNNNNNNNNNNNNNNNNNNNNNNNNNNNNNNNNNNNNNNNNNNNNNNNNNNNNNNNNNNNNNNNNNNNNNNNNNNNNNNNNNNNNNNNNNNNNNNNNNNNNNNNNNNNNNNNNNNNNNNNNNNNNNNNNNNNNNNNNNNNNNNNNNNNNNNNNNNNNNNNNNNNNNNNNNNNNNNNNNNNNNNNNNNNNNNNNNNNNNNNNNNNNNNNNNNNNNNNNNNNNNNNNNNNNNNNNNNNNNNNNNNNNNNNNNNNNNNNNNNNNNNNNNNNNNNNNNNNNNNNNNNNNNNNNNNNNNNNNNNNNNNNNNNNNNNNNNNNNNNNNNNNNNNNNNNNNNNNTTTGACTCTTAGTTTTCCAGAATTTCCTGCAACTTAGAGAAATCTATATGATATGAAAATATGTCTGGGTGGAAGCTTCAGATTCTCAGATACCAGTAACTAATCTATATGCAAACAAATCTGTTGTATTTAAACTGATTGGCTTTCTGCCaagttctccatcttcctcttgaCTCACTTTACATTTATGATGACCCTCCCATAATCTCTGGTACTTCCTCCATGACCCTTCCATACAATACCATTTGTTTGGCTTTCCACCCAGGAATTAATCTCCTTTTGGCTTTCTTCTGAAGCATGTGAAAAATCAAGTGATTCCACGTTAGCTTGGTAATATTCCTTAATATCTTGCAAAATTGTCTGAGATGTGAAGGAATCAAAAAGAATTAAGGGCAACTTAGACACATCACTCAAATTGTAATAGTTGTGATGACACTATAATCTGACTGCTGACCCTGATGGCAACTATTAGTCTATGAACACAAAGATTTTTAACTCAGGTACGAGGTAGGCAACATGAGACCACAGTGACTGCTGGTGTGCAGTTATCACTGAAGGCAACCTTACACTAACATAGCATCTGGCAGAGAGCAGGTGGAAAATATGGCTTGACTTGCAAATTTCATTGTAAAATGTCCTGAGAGAGCTGATTGCTGATGAGCTATCCCACCACTAACTTCAACCATTGCAATTCCCCTTTTTTCATGTGGTCAATGGAGGAAATGCTATATTATCTGCTACCTCCCCAGTTCTCTCCAGGAATTCCCTGAGCCTGCCCATTCCAGAAGCATCCCACTTGTCTTACATCTGCTGACACAATCCCTGTGATTAAGTCAGTGCTGGCTCATTACTAATGTCTCATGAGAGGTTCTGGTGACCTACATTCTCTCATGGAACAGTTCCTGAGCCTAGGATTCACATGTAATTCTCTCCACTCTTGCATAATCCtagagttagaattttgattatGATGCTGGTGCTGTTTGAGCAAGTGGTTTCTATCTGAGTCTGCCTGGTCTTACTTTTAGGTATGGCCGTTTATATATGGAGGACCTAAGGTGCAGATTAAAGGGATGCATGCCTGGTCATCTTACCTGGAGAAATGGGAAATCCTTTGCTCCATAGATACTGTTGAGAGCCTTCAGGTCATAAGCATCAATGGATTTGTTTAACTGAGTCATAAGCTTTTAAAGTTATTCATGCATGTTTTCTTCATCCTTCAAtgtaaaaagaaagtgtttattgaATTACTCTGCTAATGTAAATACTAAACCCACAAAATTAATACCCAAACATTTGTTATCTCAAAGAcaatttttgaacatttttctgaTATCTTTTATGTATTATCTTAAATATTCCAACTTTACATTCAACTTTTTCCagaaatgtctttttgttttctccatataaTCTTGGTTGTTGACTTTTGAACTAAATATGCAGTACTTTTAGGTTGTTTTGGCTTAAAAGTATAGATCATATATCATTTCTAACAATCACCAATACACGGTCATGCTCTGTTTGcctatttaaaatatgttattgtAGTCAGCCCTAATATATTTAACCTTTAATGGTATTGTTTACGACAACTTGAATCTGTTTTATGGTTTTTCTCTCATGGTGGATATTCTCTGCCTATATAGTAGGATATGCCCATGATTAATCTAAGGACTGGACTACATGTAGGATATGCCCATGATTAATCTAAGGACTGGACTACATGTAAGTAATCAGTCTGAGTACAttctagataaaaacaaaaaaagttcagaGAACTTAATGATCTCTTCAAAGAGATGCTACAGAGCCAAATTGTGAATGTAAGTATCTCTGGATCAGATCACTTCTCTTTTCCTGCTAAGTAGGTAGCATGGTTAAGGGTCTAGACACATATAGGTGTGAGAACACTCATTTTCCAAGGTGTGGTTATTTCTCTTAATATGTGAATATGTGCTTATGTCTTTTAATCCAATTGTTGAATTAAGATACAATTGCTTTAGTCACATTATTGTGATAATGAGAAATACTTTTATCTTGCAGTATCGTCTAACATTTATTATGCTTTCTTACTTTTTGCAAGCCAGtcagttttgtatttgtttgtatatattgaatcATATTCTTTTTTACTTCCACTTTGCTAGAATGCAGTCCCAGGGCATCAGGGCAGAGTTTTGCTCACCTTTTCTATCTGTGAGGGGCAGAGCTAGAGCTGAATCTAGCAGCCAAATCTCCTCTCCACTCAATACTGACCTTCTTCTGCACTTAATGTACATAATGACTATGAGGAAGAAGTGTGATGCTAATCCACATACAAAACTCTTTTGTTTGGAACTTCTcctacaaagtttttttttcttttttttaaattttttatgtagaCTGTTCACGTTCAATTATAATGCTCTCAAAAATCTGAAGTTCTTCTAGGCACGAGATACCGTGCCCTTACATGACTGTCTGCAAATTTTTCTGTTGTCTTCTTGATTGTTTCATTGAATTGAAGAACCTGGTAGAGACATTAAATACAATAAGAAAAGTTCACTTAGTGTTCTGTCTAAatccaaggaaacaaaaacagaacaaacctctgaaaaagaaagaaaaattaaaaaattggaaaaaaatatacTCTAAATATTTGTACAAGAGATTGGAAGTAAGTAACAACAGCATAAAGCTGATCTATCACCAGCTACATAAATGGATGCTCATCCACTCTGTACTTCAATTCTCATCCCTCAG
This region includes:
- the LOC116069439 gene encoding LOW QUALITY PROTEIN: serpin B4-like (The sequence of the model RefSeq protein was modified relative to this genomic sequence to represent the inferred CDS: substituted 2 bases at 2 genomic stop codons); the protein is MAAIIHLFAEASTKFTLELYTQLRGSDGNIFYSPTSITTALGMLQLGAKGDTEQQIEKVLQFNETIKKTTEKFADSHDEENMHEXLXKLMTQLNKSIDAYDLKALNSIYGAKDFPFLQTILQDIKEYYQANVESLDFSHASEESQKEINSWVESQTNGIVWKGHGGSTRDYGRVIINVNAVYFKGQWNDKFDEKHTTEEKFVQNKLCLENTSKPVQMRKQRNEYNFIFLEDVQAKIVEIPYKELHQPFFLVNVLTLIERFQGEVTIIIHPHAKN